The following proteins are co-located in the Methanobacterium formicicum DSM 3637 genome:
- a CDS encoding chitobiase/beta-hexosaminidase C-terminal domain-containing protein, with translation MALVICGSAAADQTVIPASMDQNLTVSNDNGARFNANENITGLNNTYNFFNSSSQSAQQGQNALHLSANNSTDAGGVVFVNSSSGVFYMSDTGGRGWNDNGILMIAINGTIPDNFYVIITASGYQWVPLDYNLHPDPANMTYVIGTVNETFTKEDFLYGLQTWKPCPTSNYPIYEGQDTSNLTNTFSIMFIDLWAGFVGPNTRSLYPDYTFIDNGMIKITYEFFNLPEGSLAAFGAYAYCQSSKQGEGVRWVNRVGGTGSSGYYVNGVSSTPEADFTANPTKGTVPLTVEFNDQSTGTNPLTYAWDFGDGSTSAEQNPTHTYTTPGTYTVKLTVTNAVGSSEKTMTILTSNTDIVAPTPTANLPSGSYNTTITVNLTAKDDLDPNPKIYYTLNGNDPTTSSTLYNGPLTIANEGKTTLKFIAVDSLRNTSPVSTLNYIIDKTAPSANATPVGGTFNTVQNVNLTATDNLDTNTTIYYTTDGTNPTTSSTRYTTPITINGLGNVILKFAALDAAGNWSPVYTVTYNMVDVKAPVASADLPSGLFDRDQIVKLTAVDELDLHPKIYYTLDGTDPTINSTLYTWTIPINLVGTTLLKFIAVDAAGHVSNITTMTYILDKPGASGTWVSTLLDTNSMYNSIAVDASGNPHIVYYQKADSATEYPELKYAYWTGTTWHIETLESTQSGSGYYVSLVLDSSGNPHIAYSQSTPDKLKYAYKDSTGWHFFDLVNNTDVSYVNLVLYNDNPQISYFENSEERLKYIYNNGTTWVIENVTPTPTGGHWNSLALNPNGNPRIAYYDYYSSTTGILRYAKRTPTGIWQIETVDDSGDVGMWCSLVIDSLGAPHISYSAGLSGGVLKYAYYTETKWVIEVVDSLDSLASKLILDPAGNPRIVYQDVVTSNLKYAYKEGSNWIINNINTLDGAGHWLSLTCDSQGVPYVSYMSANSAIGFAYLVPFISSATPAGGVYNMTQIVTLTSNAGTTIYYTTDGSDPRTSSTKIKYTNPIPISNTIILKFAAIDSANNWGSIYTETYSIVPLNLTKDEIIAAANTVKAYIEANKSLPATVTVGGVSLNMAQFLYLATKATVAFNGGANSYSMVLGDYSLPSGSYENLNTGTMSLVDYVNFADRIASYIQSNNEAPIYGLIGLGQIGYKSQIYLYSRVLSLYGANGVLPAVVTVKSWSSDNIPISEPVVVSVTVNEILDAANTVKAYIEANKSLPNTVTVGGHVLNMAQFLYLATSATVALNNGQNTSTTISVGSYSLPSSSSENLKTGALTTNTYADFANRIAQYMAENNQAPPYGLIGLGQISYQSQIYFYSRILASYKSNGLLPTVVTIKSWGAGNIPITEVISGTYTIAQVLDAASVVKAQIESNKALPATVTIGTSTINMAQFLFLATSATNLLNSGKPLNTTLTVGSYSLPSSSYESLNTGALTVGTYVDFANRIAQYMAENNQAPPYGLMGLGQISYQSQIYLYSRILTSYKNNGTLPATITVKAWSASNIPINN, from the coding sequence ATGGCTCTAGTTATATGTGGAAGTGCAGCTGCTGATCAAACTGTTATCCCAGCATCTATGGATCAGAATTTAACAGTTTCCAATGATAATGGGGCGCGGTTTAATGCCAACGAAAACATAACTGGCCTGAACAACACTTATAATTTCTTTAATTCATCCAGTCAAAGTGCACAGCAGGGCCAGAATGCTTTGCACCTATCTGCCAATAACAGCACTGATGCGGGGGGTGTGGTGTTTGTTAACTCGTCATCTGGTGTTTTCTACATGAGTGATACTGGTGGTCGGGGATGGAATGATAACGGTATACTAATGATTGCCATAAATGGTACAATTCCTGATAATTTTTACGTTATCATAACTGCCAGTGGATACCAGTGGGTTCCTCTGGATTATAATCTGCATCCTGACCCTGCTAACATGACCTACGTGATAGGGACAGTTAATGAAACCTTTACTAAAGAAGATTTCCTATACGGTCTCCAGACCTGGAAGCCCTGCCCGACCAGTAATTATCCCATCTATGAAGGTCAGGATACATCTAACCTGACCAACACATTTAGCATAATGTTCATTGATTTATGGGCAGGGTTCGTCGGACCCAACACTCGAAGCCTGTACCCTGATTACACATTTATTGACAATGGAATGATCAAGATCACCTATGAATTTTTCAACCTTCCTGAAGGATCACTGGCAGCATTCGGTGCCTATGCCTACTGCCAGAGTTCAAAACAGGGCGAAGGTGTTCGATGGGTAAATCGAGTAGGTGGTACCGGATCCTCCGGATACTATGTTAACGGTGTGTCCAGCACCCCTGAAGCAGATTTCACTGCCAACCCCACCAAGGGTACAGTACCATTAACTGTTGAATTCAATGACCAGTCAACTGGAACTAATCCATTAACCTACGCATGGGACTTTGGAGATGGCTCAACTTCTGCCGAACAGAACCCAACACACACTTATACAACTCCCGGAACCTACACTGTCAAGTTAACAGTCACCAATGCAGTGGGCAGTTCTGAAAAAACCATGACCATCCTCACCAGTAACACTGATATTGTGGCCCCAACACCCACCGCAAACTTACCCAGTGGCTCTTACAACACAACTATAACTGTTAATTTAACTGCTAAAGATGACCTTGACCCTAATCCAAAAATATATTACACTCTGAATGGGAATGACCCTACCACCAGCAGTACACTGTACAACGGGCCACTAACCATTGCCAATGAGGGTAAAACTACTCTGAAATTCATTGCAGTTGATTCATTACGGAACACCTCCCCTGTTTCTACTTTGAATTATATCATTGACAAAACAGCACCATCTGCCAATGCTACTCCTGTTGGGGGCACATTCAACACAGTTCAAAATGTAAATTTAACTGCCACTGATAATTTGGACACCAACACCACCATATATTACACCACAGATGGAACCAACCCTACTACCAGCAGCACTCGCTACACCACTCCCATAACAATTAATGGACTGGGTAATGTCATTCTGAAATTCGCAGCCCTGGATGCTGCTGGTAACTGGAGTCCAGTTTACACGGTAACCTACAACATGGTAGATGTTAAAGCACCAGTAGCTTCAGCGGACTTACCCAGCGGTCTGTTTGACAGGGACCAGATTGTAAAGTTGACTGCAGTTGATGAACTGGATCTCCATCCTAAGATATATTACACCCTGGATGGAACTGACCCCACCATTAACAGCACACTCTACACCTGGACAATACCCATCAACCTGGTTGGAACCACACTCTTGAAATTCATTGCAGTTGATGCTGCTGGACACGTTTCCAACATCACCACCATGACCTACATACTGGACAAACCAGGGGCAAGCGGGACTTGGGTAAGCACCCTCCTGGATACCAACAGTATGTACAATTCCATTGCCGTGGATGCATCAGGAAACCCTCACATAGTCTACTATCAGAAGGCAGATTCCGCAACTGAATACCCTGAACTTAAATACGCATACTGGACCGGTACCACCTGGCATATAGAAACCCTGGAATCAACCCAATCCGGTTCTGGGTATTATGTTTCACTGGTACTGGACTCCTCCGGCAACCCCCACATAGCATACAGTCAAAGCACTCCAGACAAACTTAAATATGCTTATAAAGATTCAACAGGATGGCATTTCTTTGACTTAGTCAACAATACTGATGTTTCATACGTAAACCTGGTTTTATACAATGACAACCCTCAAATAAGCTATTTTGAAAACTCAGAAGAAAGACTCAAATACATCTACAACAACGGTACTACTTGGGTTATAGAAAACGTAACACCCACCCCAACTGGTGGTCACTGGAATTCTTTGGCACTTAACCCTAATGGAAACCCTAGAATAGCATACTATGATTATTACAGTTCAACTACAGGTATTCTGAGATACGCCAAAAGAACACCAACTGGTATATGGCAGATTGAGACTGTGGATGACTCTGGGGATGTTGGTATGTGGTGTTCCTTGGTAATTGATTCACTGGGCGCCCCACATATTAGTTATAGCGCCGGGCTCAGTGGGGGAGTTTTAAAATACGCATACTACACTGAAACAAAATGGGTCATTGAAGTCGTGGATAGTTTAGACTCATTAGCCAGCAAACTGATACTGGATCCAGCAGGCAATCCTAGAATAGTTTACCAGGATGTTGTAACCAGCAATCTGAAATACGCTTACAAGGAAGGTTCAAACTGGATCATTAACAATATAAACACTTTAGATGGTGCCGGGCACTGGCTCTCCCTCACCTGTGATTCACAGGGGGTTCCTTATGTAAGTTACATGTCTGCCAACTCAGCCATAGGTTTCGCATACTTGGTACCATTCATCTCCAGCGCCACTCCTGCTGGTGGAGTTTACAATATGACTCAAATAGTCACTCTCACCTCCAACGCGGGAACAACCATATACTACACCACAGATGGCTCAGATCCAAGAACCAGCAGCACCAAAATCAAATACACCAACCCCATTCCAATAAGTAATACTATCATCCTAAAATTCGCTGCAATAGACTCTGCAAACAACTGGGGATCTATATACACAGAAACCTACAGTATAGTACCGCTTAATTTAACCAAAGATGAGATAATTGCCGCTGCGAATACTGTGAAGGCTTATATTGAGGCCAATAAATCCTTACCTGCCACGGTGACAGTGGGTGGCGTGAGTTTGAACATGGCACAGTTCCTTTATCTGGCTACAAAAGCCACAGTTGCGTTTAACGGTGGAGCAAATAGTTATTCTATGGTTCTAGGCGATTATTCATTGCCAAGTGGTAGTTATGAAAATTTAAACACTGGTACAATGAGTTTAGTGGATTATGTGAATTTCGCGGACCGTATTGCAAGTTATATTCAGAGTAATAATGAAGCCCCTATTTATGGTTTAATCGGGCTGGGACAAATTGGCTACAAATCTCAGATTTATCTTTACAGCCGGGTTTTGAGTCTTTATGGGGCGAATGGTGTTTTACCCGCAGTTGTAACTGTTAAGTCCTGGAGTTCAGATAATATTCCTATCAGTGAGCCAGTAGTGGTCTCGGTCACTGTTAATGAGATTTTGGATGCTGCCAATACTGTGAAAGCTTATATTGAGGCCAATAAATCCTTACCGAACACGGTGACGGTTGGGGGGCATGTGCTTAATATGGCACAGTTCCTATACCTTGCAACTTCCGCAACCGTAGCGCTCAACAACGGTCAAAATACATCAACCACCATTTCTGTGGGGAGTTATTCGCTGCCCTCTAGCAGTAGTGAAAACCTGAAAACAGGAGCACTGACCACAAATACCTACGCGGATTTTGCTAATAGGATTGCGCAGTATATGGCTGAGAATAATCAGGCACCGCCTTATGGTTTGATTGGTTTGGGGCAGATTAGTTATCAGTCGCAAATTTATTTCTATAGTAGAATTTTGGCTAGTTATAAGAGTAATGGATTGCTGCCTACTGTGGTGACTATCAAGTCGTGGGGTGCTGGTAATATACCTATTACTGAGGTTATTAGTGGGACTTATACTATTGCTCAAGTGTTAGATGCGGCGAGTGTTGTTAAAGCTCAGATTGAAAGTAACAAGGCCTTGCCTGCTACGGTAACTATTGGAACTAGCACTATAAACATGGCGCAGTTCTTATTTTTGGCCACCAGTGCAACTAATCTTCTTAACAGTGGTAAACCGTTGAATACTACTTTGACTGTGGGGAGTTATTCGTTGCCCTCTAGTAGTTATGAGAGTTTGAATACTGGGGCGCTTACTGTGGGTACTTATGTGGATTTTGCTAATAGAATTGCGCAGTATATGGCTGAGAATAATCAGGCACCGCCCTATGGTTTAATGGGTTTGGGGCAGATTAGTTATCAGTCACAGATTTATCTATACAGCAGAATATTAACCAGCTATAAAAATAATGGAACACTACCAGCCACCATAACTGTCAAAGCATGGAGTGCATCCAACATTCCCATAAACAACTGA
- a CDS encoding PKD domain-containing protein, translating to MKSEKTLISVIVLLAIVSSTMGFAFAPFSGYLTVEFDKTTANVGDTITMTVTASNEGLDSWYPVEIYVPIPSGTQYVSHVVPDKTLQNYDPGSGIWNVNRMRHDERGHLKTLIITLKVLPEAAGEPITGTASFQTLMIEGTGEDLVASGQISPTRSQIIHISETTPVASFTPSPRTGNAPLTVYFTDTSSNKPTSWAWDFGDDHTDSSEQNPTHTYNNPGTYMVTLTASNSAGQSTKTILITVKDGTDPGTGGGTGGGNGNGTGLGNGSSSGLGSAAGLLNQQSGGGGGNGKAYEVFQDTPKSEIYYGLAIILIAAVIILGYLYGTKRKQ from the coding sequence ATGAAATCAGAAAAAACTCTTATTTCAGTAATTGTCTTACTGGCTATTGTATCGTCGACTATGGGATTTGCATTCGCCCCTTTTAGTGGATATTTGACTGTAGAGTTCGATAAAACCACGGCAAATGTGGGGGACACAATCACCATGACTGTAACTGCAAGTAATGAAGGATTAGACAGCTGGTATCCAGTGGAGATCTATGTACCAATACCATCAGGAACGCAATATGTCTCCCATGTTGTCCCAGATAAAACTCTCCAGAACTACGATCCTGGTAGTGGTATATGGAACGTAAATCGAATGCGACATGATGAAAGGGGACATTTAAAGACCCTGATCATAACCCTCAAAGTACTCCCCGAAGCAGCAGGTGAGCCTATAACTGGTACTGCAAGTTTCCAGACACTAATGATTGAAGGAACAGGTGAGGATTTGGTGGCTTCGGGCCAGATTTCACCTACTAGAAGTCAAATCATACACATTTCTGAAACAACACCTGTTGCAAGTTTCACTCCTTCACCACGCACTGGAAATGCACCACTTACCGTGTATTTCACTGACACATCCAGTAACAAACCAACAAGTTGGGCCTGGGACTTTGGTGACGACCACACTGACAGCAGTGAACAAAACCCCACTCACACTTACAATAATCCTGGTACTTACATGGTTACATTAACTGCATCTAACAGTGCAGGTCAGTCAACTAAAACTATTCTCATTACAGTAAAGGATGGCACTGATCCTGGTACTGGTGGAGGTACTGGTGGGGGTAATGGTAACGGCACGGGTTTAGGCAACGGATCAAGCTCTGGTTTAGGATCGGCAGCTGGCCTTCTTAATCAGCAGAGTGGTGGAGGGGGAGGAAATGGAAAAGCATACGAAGTTTTCCAAGACACCCCTAAATCCGAAATATACTATGGTCTGGCAATCATATTGATCGCAGCAGTGATCATCCTTGGATACTTGTACGGAACCAAG